A genome region from Deltaproteobacteria bacterium HGW-Deltaproteobacteria-4 includes the following:
- a CDS encoding porphobilinogen synthase: MYFPEYRARRLRRNDTLRRMVRETFLRPEDLIYPMFSAYGSNIKKEIVSMPGIYQQSIEHIVAEAQEVYDLGIPAVILFGIPKVKDAVGSDAYSAHGIIQETIRAIKKAVPKLLVITDVCLCEYTDHGHCGVIVDGDVDNDSTLDLLAREALSHAQAGADIVAPSDMMDGRVAAIRASLDSNGFSQIPIMSYAVKYASAYYGPFRDAAESTPQFGDRRSYQMDPANRREAFREAALDVAECADFLMVKPALAYLDILRDIKERFDLPLVAYNVSGEYSMIKAAAAKGWIDEERVMMETLLGMKRAGADLIITYHAKDAARVLKGA, from the coding sequence ATGTACTTCCCCGAATACCGTGCCCGCCGTTTGCGGCGCAATGACACGCTGCGCCGCATGGTGCGGGAAACTTTTTTGCGCCCCGAAGATCTCATCTATCCGATGTTCTCCGCCTACGGCAGTAACATCAAAAAAGAGATCGTCTCAATGCCCGGCATTTATCAGCAGTCGATCGAGCATATCGTCGCCGAAGCGCAGGAAGTTTACGATCTGGGAATTCCGGCGGTCATCCTCTTCGGGATCCCCAAGGTCAAGGATGCCGTCGGATCCGACGCCTACAGTGCGCACGGCATTATCCAGGAAACGATCCGGGCCATCAAGAAAGCGGTGCCGAAGCTGCTGGTGATTACCGACGTCTGCCTCTGTGAGTATACCGACCACGGTCACTGCGGCGTGATTGTCGATGGCGATGTCGACAATGACAGCACCCTCGATCTCCTCGCCAGGGAAGCTCTTTCCCACGCCCAGGCCGGCGCCGACATCGTTGCCCCTTCCGACATGATGGATGGCCGCGTCGCCGCGATTCGCGCCAGCCTCGACAGCAACGGTTTTTCCCAAATTCCAATCATGAGCTACGCGGTTAAATACGCCAGCGCTTATTACGGCCCCTTCCGGGACGCCGCCGAATCGACGCCGCAATTCGGTGACCGCCGCTCTTACCAGATGGATCCGGCCAACCGCCGCGAAGCCTTCCGCGAAGCCGCTCTTGATGTTGCCGAGTGCGCCGACTTCCTCATGGTCAAACCCGCCCTCGCCTACCTCGATATCCTCCGTGATATCAAGGAGCGCTTCGATCTGCCGCTGGTCGCTTATAACGTCTCCGGCGAATATTCGATGATCAAGGCCGCAGCCGCCAAGGGGTGGATCGACGAAGAGCGGGTGATGATGGAGACGCTGCTCGGCATGAAACGCGCCGGTGCCGACCTGATTATCACCTATCACGCCAAGGATGCGGCCCGGGTTCTCAAAGGCGCCTGA
- the glgC gene encoding glucose-1-phosphate adenylyltransferase yields the protein MYSMDNVGRNTIAMVLAGGKGERLSPLTNRRAKPSVAFGGKYKIIDFVLSNLFNSGLKKVYILTQYRAYSLNKHIRESWGKWTGLGEFYVAISPETSSESEEWFRGTADAILQYLRFVESSDADYVAIFGGDHIYKMDIAQMIHFHRMNRADLTIAALEVPMEDADRFGILSVDDDARVEAFNEKPANPEPIPGRDTCFASMGNYIFSTKKLIEVLLEGKKKYEDLDFGKHVIPMMLAGGDRIYTYNLNDNVIPGMKAEERGYWKDVGTIESYYEANMDLINVSPQLNLYNYKWPILTNQGNYPPAKTVFDEEERRGVNIDSYVCAGCITSGSTVRRSILGPLCKVNSYSLVEDSILFENVTIGRHVRIRKAIIDKGVTIPDGSDIGYDLEADKRRGYTVTESGIVVVPRRDR from the coding sequence ATGTATTCAATGGATAATGTCGGGCGCAACACCATTGCAATGGTTCTGGCGGGCGGGAAGGGAGAACGGCTCAGTCCGCTGACGAACCGGCGTGCCAAGCCGAGTGTGGCTTTTGGTGGTAAATACAAGATTATCGATTTTGTCCTTTCCAACCTCTTTAATTCCGGGCTGAAAAAGGTTTATATCCTCACCCAGTATCGCGCTTATTCTTTGAATAAACATATTCGTGAGTCCTGGGGAAAATGGACCGGTCTCGGTGAGTTCTACGTTGCCATCTCGCCGGAGACGAGCAGTGAAAGTGAAGAATGGTTTCGAGGAACAGCCGACGCCATCCTCCAGTATCTACGCTTTGTCGAATCCTCCGACGCCGATTATGTGGCAATTTTCGGTGGCGACCATATTTACAAGATGGATATTGCACAAATGATCCATTTTCACCGGATGAATCGGGCGGATTTGACTATCGCTGCCTTGGAAGTTCCGATGGAGGATGCGGATCGTTTCGGAATTTTATCGGTAGATGACGATGCCAGGGTGGAGGCTTTTAACGAAAAACCTGCGAATCCCGAGCCGATTCCCGGTCGGGATACCTGTTTTGCCTCGATGGGGAATTATATATTTTCCACGAAAAAGCTGATAGAAGTCCTCCTTGAAGGCAAGAAAAAGTATGAAGATCTCGACTTTGGTAAACATGTCATTCCGATGATGCTGGCGGGAGGCGATCGCATCTATACCTATAATCTCAACGATAATGTCATCCCCGGGATGAAGGCGGAAGAACGCGGTTACTGGAAGGATGTCGGGACCATCGAGTCTTATTACGAAGCGAATATGGATCTGATCAATGTTTCACCGCAGCTGAATCTCTACAACTACAAATGGCCGATCCTCACCAATCAAGGGAATTATCCCCCGGCCAAGACGGTCTTTGATGAAGAAGAGCGGCGCGGCGTCAATATCGATTCTTATGTCTGTGCCGGCTGTATCACCAGCGGTAGCACGGTGCGGCGCTCTATCCTCGGGCCCCTTTGCAAGGTGAACAGTTACAGTCTGGTGGAAGATTCCATCCTCTTTGAAAATGTTACGATCGGCCGGCACGTCCGGATCAGGAAGGCGATTATCGATAAGGGGGTGACGATTCCCGACGGCAGCGATATCGGTTATGACCTGGAAGCTGACAAACGCCGCGGTTATACGGTGACCGAGTCCGGAATCGTTGTCGTCCCGCGCCGCGACCGCTGA
- a CDS encoding chromosome partitioning protein ParB, with translation MIKKTALGKGMGALLHTTIQEDGRKYFSCPIEEIKPNHKQPRKTFPDAKLEELAASIREKGVIQPLVVRRVDDHYQIIAGERRWRASQRAGLLEVPVVIKDVSEDFALEMALIENIQREDLNPIEEADAYRNLIETFDLSQEEVAKRVGKERSTVANALRLLRLPAVVRNLVIEAKLSMGQARALLSLEDASQITTAAHDVLKKNMTVRETETLVKRLKNGVASPLRSQQANEKDPDLLHLASELKRALGTQVKILPKGRGGKIEIAYYSAPDLDRLLELLKISS, from the coding sequence ATGATAAAAAAGACCGCTCTCGGCAAAGGGATGGGGGCATTGCTGCACACAACCATCCAGGAGGATGGGCGTAAATATTTCTCCTGTCCGATCGAAGAGATCAAACCGAACCATAAACAGCCGCGTAAAACCTTCCCCGATGCCAAGCTTGAGGAACTCGCCGCTTCGATTCGCGAAAAAGGGGTCATTCAACCCTTGGTCGTGCGCCGGGTAGATGACCACTATCAGATTATTGCCGGCGAACGGCGTTGGCGGGCTTCGCAGCGTGCCGGGTTGTTAGAAGTTCCGGTGGTTATCAAAGATGTCAGTGAAGATTTTGCTCTGGAGATGGCGCTGATCGAGAATATCCAGCGCGAGGATCTTAATCCGATTGAGGAGGCCGACGCCTATCGCAACCTCATCGAAACCTTTGATCTTTCCCAGGAAGAAGTGGCCAAGCGGGTCGGTAAAGAGCGCTCCACCGTTGCCAACGCCCTGCGTTTGCTCCGCCTCCCCGCAGTTGTCCGCAATCTTGTTATTGAAGCGAAGCTCTCCATGGGGCAGGCGCGGGCTCTCCTCTCTCTGGAAGATGCGAGTCAGATCACCACCGCCGCCCATGATGTGCTGAAGAAGAACATGACCGTGCGCGAAACTGAAACACTGGTCAAACGCTTGAAGAACGGCGTTGCCTCCCCGCTTCGCAGTCAGCAGGCCAACGAAAAAGATCCCGATCTTCTCCATCTTGCGAGCGAACTGAAACGTGCGCTTGGTACTCAGGTCAAAATCCTGCCGAAGGGTCGGGGTGGAAAGATTGAGATCGCTTATTACTCGGCACCGGATCTCGACCGTTTGCTGGAGCTACTCAAAATCAGCTCGTAA
- a CDS encoding chromosome partitioning protein ParA, producing MAKTIVVANQKGGVGKTTTAVNLAASLAVAEKKTLLVDMDPQANACSGLGIEKGAQVRTIYHALIGEATAREILVRTSLALLDVLPANTDLVGAEIELVTALAREQKLKNSLAEIKNDYEYIIIDCPPSLGLLTVNALTAADAVLIPLQCEFYAMEGMSQLMTTIQLIQREINPRLELLGILLTMYDSRNNLSRQVSEEVRKHFTTQVFETVVPRNVRLSEAPSHGLPVLLYDISSRGAAAYLELAKEIIKGEKR from the coding sequence ATGGCTAAGACCATTGTCGTTGCAAACCAGAAGGGGGGAGTCGGCAAGACCACCACCGCCGTTAACCTTGCTGCCTCCCTGGCTGTTGCCGAGAAAAAGACCCTTTTGGTCGATATGGACCCGCAAGCCAATGCCTGTAGTGGTCTGGGAATCGAAAAGGGGGCGCAGGTACGAACCATCTACCATGCCCTGATTGGCGAAGCGACGGCGCGGGAGATTCTCGTCCGCACCAGCCTGGCGCTTCTTGACGTCCTCCCGGCCAACACTGATCTCGTCGGCGCCGAAATTGAGCTGGTCACCGCCTTGGCGCGTGAACAGAAACTCAAGAACTCTCTCGCCGAAATCAAGAATGATTACGAATACATCATCATCGATTGCCCCCCCTCGCTGGGACTGCTGACGGTCAATGCCCTGACGGCGGCGGACGCGGTCTTGATTCCTCTACAGTGTGAATTTTACGCCATGGAAGGGATGAGTCAGCTGATGACGACGATTCAGTTGATACAGCGCGAAATTAACCCCCGGCTTGAGCTTCTCGGTATTCTGCTGACCATGTATGATTCGCGTAACAACCTTTCGCGACAGGTGAGCGAAGAAGTGCGTAAACACTTTACGACTCAGGTTTTTGAGACGGTTGTTCCCCGTAATGTCCGCTTGTCCGAGGCGCCGAGTCACGGCCTGCCGGTCCTGCTCTACGACATCTCTTCGCGGGGGGCGGCGGCTTACCTCGAATTGGCTAAAGAGATCATTAAAGGTGAAAAGAGATGA
- a CDS encoding 16S rRNA (guanine(527)-N(7))-methyltransferase RsmG, translating into MTLQAALAVMGITIDRSQEERLLQFLDELLRWNQSINLTAITNRDEALVKHLVDSLTLLPYLRGDETLLDMGSGGGLPGLPLKMVMPGLNLTSVDAVAKKISFQKHVIRTFALTGAVARHGRLEDLGQEPALAGHFNLVVARAFASLPDCLRLARPFLLPGGRLIAMKGPEGEKEVMAMEKIFTSAGFSLQKIDHLDLPGGNGARTLIILELL; encoded by the coding sequence ATGACGCTACAAGCTGCTCTTGCCGTGATGGGAATTACGATCGACAGAAGTCAAGAAGAGCGATTGCTGCAATTTCTTGATGAACTGTTGCGCTGGAATCAAAGTATCAACCTGACCGCCATCACCAACCGGGATGAAGCGCTGGTAAAACATCTGGTCGATTCCTTGACCCTGCTGCCTTATTTGCGCGGTGATGAAACTCTGCTCGATATGGGGTCGGGCGGGGGGCTTCCCGGATTGCCACTGAAGATGGTCATGCCGGGGCTCAACCTCACCAGTGTCGATGCCGTGGCAAAAAAAATCTCCTTTCAAAAGCATGTGATCCGGACCTTTGCTTTGACCGGAGCTGTCGCTCGGCATGGTCGCCTCGAAGACCTGGGACAGGAGCCAGCTCTCGCCGGTCATTTTAATCTGGTGGTGGCGCGGGCTTTTGCTTCTCTTCCTGACTGTCTCCGCCTTGCCCGCCCCTTTCTGCTGCCAGGTGGCAGGTTGATTGCCATGAAGGGTCCGGAAGGGGAGAAGGAAGTGATGGCAATGGAGAAAATTTTCACGAGTGCCGGGTTTTCTTTACAAAAGATCGATCACCTTGATCTCCCCGGCGGGAACGGTGCGCGGACCTTGATCATCCTTGAACTTTTGTGA
- a CDS encoding tRNA uridine-5-carboxymethylaminomethyl(34) synthesis enzyme MnmG has product MILYDQHYDVIVVGAGHAGCEAALAAARMGQKTLMLSINLDAIALMSCNPSIGGQAKGHLVREIDALGGEMAKNIDATGIQFRILNMRKGPAVRASRAQADKQLYRLRMKKVLEQTDNLHLKQMEVVALHCEEGAVCGVDTKTGVRFSASTVILTTGTFMRGLIHIGLTHYPGGRAGDLPSIGLSDSLREIGFNVGRLKTGTPARLDGRTIDFSRLEAQPGDVIPQPFSFSTARIEQAQVPCYIAYTNPRSHEIIRKGLDRSPLYSGIIEGVGPRYCPSIEDKVVRFPEKERHQTFIEPEGRETVEYYPSGMSTSLPIDVQWAFYRSLSGLERVEIMRPAYAIEYDFVDPIQIKPSLETKLIRNLYHAGQINGTSGYEEAAAQGLMAGINAALRVQGREPLILGRGDAYIGVMIDDLVTQGTREPYRMFTSRAEYRLLLREDNADLRLRKFGYEVGLIAPETYHDFTVKQESIAAGLEVLKTRRLVPSGYPPELLADYQLQGLQNAPTLEQFLRRPEITWNDLIRFLPELALGSAAVHEQIEIQIKYQGYIERQREDIQRLARMESVALPVDFDYQAVASLSTEVREKLETVRPVNLGQAARIPGVTPAAIAILSVLLHKR; this is encoded by the coding sequence GTGATCCTTTACGACCAACATTATGATGTGATTGTTGTTGGCGCCGGCCATGCCGGTTGCGAAGCCGCTTTGGCCGCGGCACGCATGGGGCAGAAGACGCTGATGTTGTCAATTAATCTTGATGCAATTGCTTTGATGTCCTGTAATCCGTCGATTGGCGGACAGGCTAAGGGCCATCTCGTCCGCGAGATTGACGCCCTTGGCGGCGAGATGGCCAAGAATATTGATGCTACCGGTATCCAGTTCCGTATCCTGAATATGCGTAAAGGGCCGGCAGTCCGCGCTTCGCGGGCACAAGCGGACAAACAACTTTACCGCTTGCGGATGAAGAAGGTTCTGGAGCAGACCGACAATCTCCATCTCAAACAGATGGAAGTCGTGGCCCTCCACTGTGAAGAGGGGGCGGTCTGCGGCGTTGATACCAAGACCGGAGTCCGTTTCAGCGCGTCGACCGTCATTCTCACCACCGGGACATTTATGCGCGGGCTGATTCATATCGGCTTGACGCATTATCCGGGCGGCCGGGCCGGCGATCTCCCTTCTATCGGTCTTTCGGATTCGCTGCGTGAAATCGGTTTCAATGTCGGCCGCCTCAAAACCGGGACACCGGCGCGTCTCGATGGGCGGACCATCGATTTCTCGCGCCTCGAGGCGCAGCCTGGTGATGTTATCCCACAGCCCTTCTCCTTCTCGACAGCAAGGATTGAGCAGGCTCAGGTTCCTTGTTACATTGCTTACACCAATCCGCGCAGCCATGAAATCATTCGTAAAGGGCTTGATCGCTCCCCGCTTTATTCCGGGATTATCGAAGGGGTGGGGCCCCGCTACTGTCCGTCGATTGAGGACAAGGTGGTGCGCTTCCCGGAAAAGGAGCGGCACCAGACCTTTATTGAGCCAGAAGGGCGTGAGACTGTCGAATACTATCCGTCCGGGATGTCGACATCCCTTCCCATCGATGTGCAGTGGGCTTTTTATCGCTCGCTCAGCGGTTTGGAGCGCGTCGAAATCATGCGGCCGGCCTATGCCATCGAATATGATTTTGTCGATCCGATTCAGATCAAGCCCTCCCTGGAGACCAAGCTCATCCGTAATCTTTATCATGCCGGGCAGATTAACGGCACCTCTGGTTACGAAGAAGCGGCGGCGCAGGGGTTGATGGCCGGCATCAATGCGGCATTGCGGGTGCAGGGGCGGGAGCCTTTGATTCTTGGACGCGGTGATGCCTATATCGGCGTAATGATCGATGATCTTGTCACCCAGGGGACGCGTGAGCCTTATCGCATGTTTACGTCCCGGGCGGAATATCGCCTTCTCTTGCGCGAAGATAATGCCGATCTCCGGCTGCGGAAGTTCGGTTATGAGGTCGGCTTGATTGCTCCCGAGACCTATCACGATTTTACGGTGAAGCAAGAATCGATTGCGGCCGGACTCGAAGTCTTGAAGACCAGGCGACTCGTCCCTTCGGGTTATCCTCCCGAGCTCCTTGCAGATTATCAGTTACAGGGATTGCAAAACGCTCCGACCCTAGAGCAGTTTCTGCGTCGTCCGGAAATTACCTGGAACGATCTGATCCGTTTTCTGCCGGAGCTCGCCCTCGGCAGTGCTGCGGTGCATGAACAAATCGAGATCCAGATCAAGTATCAGGGTTACATCGAACGCCAGCGCGAAGATATTCAGCGTTTGGCGCGCATGGAGTCCGTAGCCCTCCCGGTCGATTTTGATTATCAAGCGGTGGCCAGTCTCTCCACCGAGGTGCGCGAAAAGCTGGAAACAGTGCGTCCGGTCAACCTTGGTCAGGCGGCGCGGATTCCCGGTGTCACCCCGGCGGCGATCGCCATCCTGTCGGTCCTTCTCCATAAAAGATAA
- a CDS encoding tRNA uridine-5-carboxymethylaminomethyl(34) synthesis GTPase MnmE: MDINKTIVAIATGPGEYGIAILRVSGPLTLVTLNTFVQRSQKKEEWQARTLYHGHFRDAAGEVVDEIMAVYFPGPHSFTGEDCGEIHCHGGRIIQRRILDVLIQGGLHLAPPGEFTRRAFLNGRIDLSRAEAVVDLIHSRCETSRRLAVAQLDGGIFRLVTALRHQVTETLALIEAYVDFPEDEIDPAQEGQIAVTATFLQQEFTRLIMSYEQGRIVRDGASLLILGRPNVGKSSLMNLLVGEERSIVSSLPGTTRDTIEESIVLSGLPFRIIDSAGIRDSEDLVETLGVQRAFAKLDLADLVLLVYDASVGFTAADEEILQRCAQTPTLLIANKIDLPCTVTPSLPDLPQLFVSCRDHSGIDLLPDKIQEILAPDLTEEMAEGALICDLRHKEALLQAREALVSFERLVQNGSPLELAACELRAVLTALGAITGETTTDDILDRIFSRFCIGK; this comes from the coding sequence ATGGATATAAATAAAACGATCGTTGCTATCGCCACCGGTCCCGGCGAATATGGTATTGCTATTTTACGCGTCAGCGGTCCTTTGACCCTGGTCACGCTCAATACCTTTGTGCAACGCAGTCAAAAAAAGGAGGAATGGCAGGCCAGAACCCTTTATCACGGTCATTTTCGCGATGCCGCAGGTGAAGTTGTCGATGAAATCATGGCAGTCTATTTCCCCGGTCCGCACTCCTTTACTGGAGAAGACTGCGGAGAGATTCATTGTCACGGTGGAAGGATCATCCAACGTCGTATTCTTGACGTCCTGATCCAGGGCGGACTGCATCTTGCCCCCCCTGGCGAATTCACACGTCGCGCCTTTTTAAATGGCCGGATCGATTTGAGTCGGGCCGAAGCGGTCGTCGATTTAATCCATTCCCGCTGCGAAACCTCGCGACGTCTGGCGGTAGCGCAACTCGACGGCGGGATCTTCCGATTGGTGACAGCGCTGCGTCATCAGGTGACGGAGACCCTGGCCTTGATCGAAGCTTATGTCGATTTTCCGGAAGATGAGATCGACCCTGCACAGGAAGGACAAATCGCCGTGACCGCGACCTTTTTGCAGCAGGAATTCACGCGATTGATTATGAGTTATGAGCAGGGGCGGATCGTTCGTGACGGTGCCTCTCTCCTCATCCTTGGTCGTCCGAATGTCGGCAAGAGTTCTTTGATGAACCTCCTTGTCGGGGAAGAGCGTTCGATCGTTTCATCTCTCCCCGGGACGACCCGTGACACCATCGAGGAATCGATCGTCCTGTCCGGACTTCCTTTCCGTATTATCGATTCTGCCGGCATTCGTGACAGTGAAGATCTTGTTGAAACACTCGGCGTGCAACGAGCCTTTGCCAAGCTCGACCTTGCCGATCTTGTCCTGCTGGTTTATGACGCTTCGGTCGGTTTCACCGCTGCCGATGAGGAGATCCTGCAGCGCTGTGCGCAGACTCCTACCCTTCTGATCGCTAATAAAATTGATCTACCTTGTACGGTGACTCCGTCACTGCCTGACTTGCCGCAGTTGTTCGTGTCCTGTCGCGATCATTCCGGAATTGATCTGCTACCTGATAAAATTCAAGAAATACTTGCCCCGGATCTGACTGAAGAGATGGCGGAAGGGGCGTTAATTTGTGATCTCCGCCACAAAGAGGCGCTGCTGCAGGCGCGGGAAGCGCTTGTCTCTTTCGAACGATTGGTGCAAAATGGGTCTCCTCTTGAACTCGCTGCCTGTGAATTGCGTGCGGTCCTGACCGCCCTGGGAGCGATTACCGGGGAGACGACGACTGATGATATTCTTGATCGGATTTTTAGCCGTTTTTGTATCGGCAAATAG
- a CDS encoding protein translocase component YidC: MENKNTLVALSLMMLLWIGYTFFFPTPQIIPVQPGNSSEAVTAAPLSPEITNSSLTSATPGATEVPAAQLKEITVETDFYRAVLTTRGARLKEFYLKKYRSKVDDPSPEVNLVTSAAQGGTFALTGEGDLSVADHVLYSVDKAETFLRLSGSEEKSLSFSFLLPSGVTLLKTYKFNGQTYSVGVDLQVQNSSPAAKQGTLSLALLEDTDQTLTGDIVDDTSAAASLVGSKLRVDTLSDLSKEEKNYKDEVLWSGFKNKYFIKSVGAADQQKIDVSIHKKGAIVETRFKSPLLLIPAGGVVSLNYFSYLGPLDYQILQDTGYELVRAVDLGFFAILAKPLFYVLKFFYDYVGNYGWAIILLTVLIKIIFWPLTDKSYKSMKAMQTLQPEMTKLREKYKSDRDTLNKEIMTLYKEHRVNPLGGCLPMVVQIPVFFALYQVLMNMIELRHAPFIFWLTDLSVKDPYYITPLIMGATMFIQQKLTPSQLDPIQQKIFLIMPVVFTFLFLNFPSGLVVYWLVNNVLTIAQQLSVNRKKI, encoded by the coding sequence ATGGAAAATAAAAATACGCTCGTTGCTTTGTCTTTAATGATGTTGCTTTGGATAGGGTATACCTTCTTCTTCCCGACGCCACAAATTATTCCAGTCCAACCAGGAAATTCTTCCGAGGCTGTTACCGCCGCTCCTTTATCTCCAGAAATAACAAATAGTTCTTTGACTTCAGCCACCCCCGGAGCGACGGAGGTGCCGGCAGCTCAGCTAAAAGAGATCACAGTTGAAACTGATTTCTACCGGGCGGTGCTCACGACGCGCGGTGCGCGTCTTAAAGAGTTTTACCTGAAGAAGTATCGATCTAAAGTCGATGATCCTTCTCCTGAAGTCAATCTAGTCACCTCCGCTGCGCAAGGTGGAACCTTTGCTTTAACCGGAGAAGGGGACCTTTCTGTCGCTGATCACGTTCTCTATTCCGTTGATAAAGCCGAAACATTTTTACGTCTCAGCGGTAGTGAAGAAAAGAGCCTCAGTTTTTCGTTTCTTCTCCCTTCCGGTGTAACGCTGCTGAAAACATACAAGTTTAACGGACAGACTTATTCTGTTGGTGTCGATCTCCAGGTGCAAAATTCCTCCCCTGCGGCTAAGCAGGGGACTCTTTCACTGGCACTGCTTGAGGATACCGATCAAACGTTGACCGGTGATATTGTTGACGATACCTCGGCTGCCGCTTCGCTTGTCGGAAGTAAACTACGGGTTGATACTCTCTCGGATCTGTCGAAGGAGGAAAAGAATTACAAAGATGAAGTTCTCTGGAGTGGATTTAAAAATAAATATTTTATTAAGTCGGTAGGGGCGGCGGACCAACAAAAGATCGATGTTTCGATCCATAAAAAGGGCGCGATCGTTGAAACTCGTTTTAAGTCACCTTTATTATTGATCCCTGCCGGAGGAGTTGTCTCTCTCAACTACTTCAGTTATCTGGGACCCCTTGATTATCAAATTCTTCAAGATACCGGATACGAACTGGTCAGAGCTGTCGATCTCGGCTTTTTTGCGATTTTGGCAAAGCCACTCTTTTATGTGCTGAAATTCTTTTACGATTATGTTGGTAATTACGGCTGGGCGATCATTCTCCTCACCGTGCTGATCAAGATCATCTTCTGGCCTTTGACCGATAAAAGTTACAAATCGATGAAGGCAATGCAAACGCTGCAGCCGGAAATGACGAAACTGCGGGAAAAATACAAGAGCGATCGTGACACCCTCAACAAAGAGATTATGACTCTCTACAAAGAGCATCGGGTCAATCCCCTTGGCGGTTGTTTACCAATGGTTGTGCAGATTCCGGTCTTCTTTGCGCTGTATCAAGTGCTGATGAATATGATCGAACTGCGTCACGCGCCCTTTATCTTCTGGCTGACCGATCTTTCGGTTAAAGATCCTTATTATATTACCCCGCTGATTATGGGGGCGACGATGTTCATTCAGCAGAAACTGACACCGTCACAACTTGACCCCATCCAGCAAAAGATTTTTTTGATCATGCCGGTGGTCTTTACCTTCCTCTTTCTGAACTTCCCGTCCGGATTGGTCGTTTACTGGCTGGTCAATAACGTTTTAACCATTGCCCAGCAACTCTCCGTTAACCGGAAGAAAATCTGA
- a CDS encoding membrane protein insertion efficiency factor YidD: MIQKAMLSLIILYQRFVSPLTAPACRFYPSCSEYALQAIKRYGPWRGLWLSLRRILKCHPFHPGGYDPV; encoded by the coding sequence ATGATTCAAAAAGCGATGTTATCCCTTATAATTTTGTATCAGCGTTTTGTCTCCCCTCTGACAGCTCCTGCCTGCCGTTTTTATCCAAGCTGTTCCGAATATGCTTTACAAGCCATTAAACGCTATGGTCCATGGCGTGGTCTCTGGCTCTCTTTACGTCGTATTTTAAAATGTCACCCTTTTCATCCGGGTGGATATGATCCGGTATAA
- the rnpA gene encoding ribonuclease P protein component, which yields MQTEQPLDFSFPKDCRIRKHNIYQLLFRKGRRIALPHFVIYYMIRDNGPARLGTTVSRKVGNAVARNHCKRQLKEFFRSIRHVLLPSVDLSILARPGAAQLTSQQGQEELLKGLRSAALVNLS from the coding sequence ATGCAGACAGAACAGCCCTTGGATTTTAGCTTCCCCAAGGACTGCCGTATACGCAAGCATAATATCTATCAGTTGCTTTTTCGTAAGGGGCGGCGCATTGCGCTGCCCCATTTTGTCATTTATTACATGATCCGTGACAATGGTCCGGCGCGCCTGGGGACCACGGTCAGTCGCAAAGTCGGCAATGCGGTTGCAAGAAATCACTGCAAGCGGCAATTAAAAGAATTTTTCCGGTCTATTCGTCATGTTCTTCTTCCTTCGGTTGATCTCTCTATCCTTGCACGTCCCGGTGCTGCTCAATTGACTTCACAACAAGGTCAGGAAGAACTCCTTAAGGGTCTGCGTAGCGCTGCTTTGGTAAATTTGTCATGA
- a CDS encoding 50S ribosomal protein L34 — translation MSKRTYQPSKIRRKRTHGFRARMATKGGQLVIKRRRSRGRKALVVTIPTK, via the coding sequence ATGTCAAAAAGAACTTATCAGCCCAGCAAAATTCGGAGAAAACGTACCCACGGTTTTCGTGCTCGCATGGCAACAAAAGGTGGTCAGCTTGTTATCAAGCGTCGTCGCAGCAGAGGACGTAAAGCACTCGTCGTGACGATTCCGACCAAGTAA